The Mugil cephalus isolate CIBA_MC_2020 chromosome 11, CIBA_Mcephalus_1.1, whole genome shotgun sequence genome includes a window with the following:
- the she gene encoding SH2 domain-containing adapter protein E, which yields MAKWFRDFPINLKNGNERVRSASESGPQTRTKPSFSRDSLKGNQRKDGGVGGLLAGRNRKNSATELGRNNASSGGTVWDSLTSGKGRKNSKIETGPSEETRQVRTSSLAQAYISRMIKVDKQDKTPKRNGTSEQKQPENEKGRPDIKTTLIILEDYADPFDAEKTKEQREAERAGVNDGYMEPYDAQVIITEVRRRGSKDLLKVCVLLDRGQREAKGEEGIPTPPNIYDTPYEGGLEGDSEGVWIPVTRPESDVRPAGEYELPWEWRKEDIVRALSAQFEAVDCSLSKDNGSTSGRQQQQQQQQQQQQQQQQHTLRQKNWNHKALVPSSPSSSSSSSSFPSSPILKLSPLTPSSPSYPTLKLSPCSSPNKLSPPSPTSPCAPLDGETPKMDPSLPLDKQSWYHGSVSRQQAEAQLQRCKEASFLVRDSESGTSKYSIALKTSQSCVHIIVAQTKGSKGLGYTLDQSSCVFSNIPELVYHYCTHRLPFTGAEHMTLQHPVPRQH from the exons ATGGCAAAGTGGTTCAGAGATTTCCCAATTAACCTGAAGAACGGAAATGAGAGGGTCCGCTCGGCATCTGAGTCGGGTCCACAAACCCGAACCAAACCTTCGTTTTCACGAGACAGCTTGAAAGGCAATCAGCGTAAAGATGGAGGGGTAGGAGGGTTGTTGGcagggagaaacagaaaaaattcGGCTACAGAATTAGGTCGTAATAACGCAAGCTCTGGTGGGACGGTCTGGGATAGCCTCACATCTGGAAAAGGTCGTAAGAACTCCAAGATCGAGACTGGGCCATCAGAGGAGACCCGACAGGTCAGGACCTCCAGTTTGGCTCAGGCGTACATCAGCAGGATGATCAAAGTGGACAAACAAGACAAGACCCCCAAACGCAATGGGACAAGTGAACAGAAGCAGCCAGAGAACGAGAAGGGGAGGCCTGACATTAAAACAACG CTGATTATCCTGGAGGACTACGCTGATCCGTTCGATGCAGAGAAAACCaaggagcagagagaggccGAGAGGGCAGGGGTGAATGACGGGTACATGGAACCTTATGATGCCCAGGTCATCATCACGG AGGTCCGCAGACGTGGTTCCAAAGACCTCCTCAAAGTGTGTGTCCTGTTGGACCGAGGCCAGAGGGAGGcgaagggagaggagggaataCCCACACCCCCAAATATCTATGACACACCCTACGAAGGCGGACTGGAGGGCGACAGCGAGGGGGTGTGGATCCCTGTCACTAGACCAGAGTCCGATGTGCGTCCAGCCGGGGAGTACGAGCTGCCCTgggagtggagaaaggaggacaTTGTCAGAGCATTGTCAG CTCAGTTTGAAGCGGTGGATTGTTCTCTCAGCAAAGACAACGGCTCGACCTCTGgacgccagcagcagcagcagcagcagcagcagcaacagcagcagcagcagcaacacacccTGAGGCAGAAGAACTGGAACCATAAAGCACTAGTCCCCTCTTCTccgtcgtcctcctcttcttcctcctccttcccgtCCTCTCCTATTCTTAAACTCTCCCCTCTCACGCCGTCCTCCCCTTCCTATCCCACTCTCAAGCTGTCACCCTGCTCCAGCCCAAATAAActttcccctccttctcctacCTCCCCCTGTGCCCCGCTGGATGGGGAGACTCCAAAAATGGACCCCAGCCTGCCACTGGATAAGCAGAG CTGGTACCATGGCAGCGTGAGCCGGCAGCAGGCTGAGGCTCAGCTGCAGCGCTGCAAGGAAGCCAGCTTCTTGGTGAGGGACAGCGAATCAGGGACCAGCAAATACTCCATCGCTCTGAA GACCAGTCAGAGTTGTGTGCACATCATCGTGGCCCAGACTAAGGGCAGTAAGGGCTTGGGCTACACGCTGGATCAGAGTAGCTGCGTCTTCTCCAATATCCCTGAGCTGGTCTACCACTACTGCACGCACAGGCTGCCTTTCACTGGAGCCGAGCACATGACCCTGCAGCATCCTGTGCCGAGGCAACACTGA